Proteins from a single region of Bartonella sp. M0283:
- the leuD gene encoding 3-isopropylmalate dehydratase small subunit → MEKFTTLTGVAAPMPVVNIDTDMIIPKNYLKTIKRTGLGKGLFADMRYRDDGSENPDFVLNKPAYRHAKIIVAGDNFGCGSSREHAPWALADFGIRCVISTSFADIFYNNCFKNGILPIIVSPEALQKLMDDAERGANATMTIDLEKKEIHGPDGGTLKFDLDEFRRHCLLNGLDDIGLTMRKVSEIDSFEKKNAKEHPWA, encoded by the coding sequence ATGGAAAAGTTCACAACACTGACGGGTGTTGCAGCCCCAATGCCGGTTGTCAATATCGATACCGATATGATTATTCCAAAAAATTATTTGAAAACGATCAAGCGGACGGGGCTGGGCAAAGGGCTTTTTGCAGATATGCGTTATCGTGATGACGGATCTGAAAACCCTGATTTCGTTTTGAATAAACCCGCTTACCGTCATGCCAAAATCATTGTCGCCGGAGATAATTTCGGTTGTGGTTCGTCTCGTGAACATGCGCCTTGGGCATTGGCCGATTTCGGGATACGTTGTGTTATTTCGACTTCATTTGCCGATATTTTTTATAACAATTGTTTCAAAAACGGTATTTTGCCAATCATTGTCAGTCCGGAAGCTTTACAAAAGCTGATGGACGATGCAGAACGCGGTGCTAATGCAACCATGACCATCGACCTTGAGAAAAAGGAAATCCATGGACCTGATGGTGGAACATTGAAGTTCGATCTTGACGAATTTCGCCGGCACTGTCTGTTGAACGGACTTGACGATATTGGACTGACTATGCGCAAGGTGTCCGAAATTGATTCTTTTGAAAAAAAGAATGCAAAGGAACATCCATGGGCTTGA
- a CDS encoding M3 family metallopeptidase, with translation MSKTALLEWTGFEGLPDFSKIHDEDFKPAFEEALKDAEAEIEQIAASPEPATIDGFLQSFELAGKSLDHVCSVFFLRSGAYSNDLIQQLEQDFVPKLSRYSSKLMMDPRLFAKIDALHEEAKKAKFDAETTRVIELTWKGFVRNGALLDEKNKKRLAEINERLALLGAQFGQHVLNDEADWVLYLEKKDLAGLPDDLIATMKETAKERGKPDSYALTLARSVVEPFLTFSDRRDLRQIAFEAWAKRGENGNKNDNRKIISEIVALRDEKAKLLGFKSFAAFKLDNTMAKTPDNVMKLLMPVWKRAVAKAQKEAEELQKLAAETGSNDELAAWDWRYYAEKLRTKLFSFDEASVKVYFELNKMIEAAFATAKKLFGVTFEEKHGVPLWHEDARLFEVKNPDGSLRGLFIGDYFARPSKRSGAWMSELQTEHHLGKGRKPIIYNICNFAKPPKGKPALLSLDDARTLFHEFGHALHGLLSEVKWPSVSGTSVARDFVELPSQLFEHWVTVPETLKTYARNVKTGEPMPQDLLDKVLAARTFNGGFDAVEFTASALVDMAFHEGGKVDDPTEFEKKELQKLGMPKAIIMRHRPPHFTHVFTGDGYSAGYYSYMWAEVLDSDAFEAFEETGNAFDPKTAEKLKKYIYSAGGSRDPEELYKAFRGRLPSPDALMRKRGI, from the coding sequence ATGTCAAAAACGGCGTTGCTGGAGTGGACCGGTTTTGAAGGTCTGCCTGATTTTTCAAAAATTCATGACGAAGATTTCAAGCCAGCTTTTGAAGAAGCATTAAAAGATGCCGAAGCCGAAATTGAACAAATTGCGGCCTCTCCGGAACCTGCCACGATTGACGGTTTTTTGCAGTCGTTCGAGCTTGCAGGCAAATCTCTCGACCATGTATGTTCTGTTTTCTTTCTCCGTTCGGGTGCCTATAGCAATGATCTCATTCAGCAATTGGAACAGGATTTTGTACCGAAGCTATCGCGTTATTCTTCAAAATTGATGATGGATCCGCGACTTTTTGCAAAAATTGATGCCCTCCATGAGGAAGCAAAAAAAGCAAAATTCGATGCCGAGACCACGCGTGTGATCGAACTCACATGGAAAGGGTTTGTCCGGAACGGTGCACTTCTTGATGAAAAGAATAAAAAAAGACTGGCCGAGATAAACGAGCGATTGGCTTTGCTTGGCGCACAGTTCGGCCAACATGTATTGAATGATGAAGCAGACTGGGTTCTTTATCTCGAAAAGAAAGATCTGGCTGGACTTCCGGACGATCTTATTGCGACAATGAAAGAGACGGCAAAGGAAAGGGGAAAACCGGATTCCTATGCACTGACGCTTGCGCGTTCGGTTGTGGAGCCGTTTCTGACTTTTTCCGACCGGCGGGACTTGCGCCAGATTGCCTTTGAAGCCTGGGCAAAGCGTGGCGAAAATGGCAATAAAAATGACAACCGGAAGATCATCAGCGAGATAGTGGCATTGCGTGATGAAAAAGCAAAGCTTCTTGGATTCAAATCCTTTGCTGCATTCAAACTCGACAACACAATGGCCAAAACGCCCGACAATGTCATGAAGCTTTTAATGCCTGTCTGGAAGCGGGCTGTTGCAAAGGCTCAAAAAGAAGCAGAAGAGCTGCAAAAACTGGCAGCTGAAACAGGAAGCAATGACGAATTGGCTGCTTGGGATTGGCGCTATTATGCGGAGAAACTGCGCACCAAATTATTCTCGTTCGATGAAGCATCGGTCAAAGTCTATTTTGAACTGAATAAAATGATTGAAGCCGCTTTTGCGACCGCAAAGAAGCTTTTCGGTGTCACTTTTGAAGAAAAGCATGGCGTACCGCTTTGGCATGAAGATGCACGGCTTTTCGAGGTCAAAAATCCTGATGGCAGCTTACGCGGTCTTTTCATTGGAGATTATTTTGCCCGCCCGAGCAAACGCTCAGGTGCATGGATGAGCGAATTACAAACCGAACATCATCTCGGAAAAGGGCGCAAACCGATCATCTATAATATTTGTAACTTCGCCAAGCCGCCCAAGGGAAAACCGGCACTTTTGTCGTTGGATGATGCGCGAACCCTGTTTCACGAATTCGGACATGCTCTCCATGGATTGCTATCGGAAGTTAAATGGCCATCTGTTTCGGGAACCTCTGTGGCAAGAGATTTTGTCGAACTTCCTTCGCAATTGTTCGAGCATTGGGTTACTGTTCCGGAAACATTGAAAACTTACGCAAGAAACGTAAAAACCGGTGAACCCATGCCGCAGGACTTGCTCGACAAGGTTCTCGCTGCACGCACGTTCAATGGTGGTTTTGATGCTGTCGAATTTACTGCTTCCGCACTTGTCGACATGGCTTTCCATGAAGGTGGAAAAGTTGATGACCCGACTGAATTCGAGAAAAAAGAATTGCAAAAATTGGGTATGCCGAAGGCAATCATTATGCGCCACCGTCCACCCCATTTCACGCATGTATTTACCGGTGACGGTTATTCAGCGGGCTATTACTCTTATATGTGGGCAGAAGTCCTTGATTCGGATGCGTTCGAGGCTTTTGAAGAAACCGGCAATGCCTTTGACCCGAAAACAGCTGAAAAACTGAAAAAATATATTTATTCGGCCGGTGGCAGTCGTGATCCGGAAGAACTTTATAAAGCTTTCCGCGGCCGCTTGCCGAGCCCGGATGCTTTGATGAGAAAACGGGGTATTTGA
- a CDS encoding ABC transporter substrate-binding protein yields the protein MRRGLMCLFFFYLFVSSVLASSASELKIALQDDPDSLDPALSKTFSARLVYTAICDKLVDISPDAGFVPELAQSWDFSEDGKILKMSLRKDVVFHDGTPFNADAAVYSLKRAISFSQSVRENELDSVASFDATGPFELTIKLKYPDAALLSQLADRAGVMVSPKAAREMGADFGLKPICAGPFRFVERVPHDRIVLERFDRYWNSQQIKLDRLTFLSIEDPSVRFSNLRAGIVDMVDRLSSSDFAKAKAASRLETDRIASEAYIALTINIANGDKARTPLGQQKLLRQAFSFAIDRASIRDNVFGGAMVVGNQPWAPDTVWYNSGFPVSPRNLEKARQLIEQAGFANQKIDVQISHSNDPTIVQVMQAIQKMANEAGFNVSLHPKEETKLALDNKGGKFEVSAQRWSGRIDPDGNISWFVTCEVADNIGRYCNHNLDDKLSLARKTPDPAERADLYHHAIAILQDDMPIIYLGHPDYIYAYTKKLHGFQPYPDGLIRFSNMYKN from the coding sequence ATGAGAAGGGGTTTGATGTGCTTGTTTTTCTTCTATCTATTTGTTTCATCTGTTTTAGCATCATCAGCTTCGGAACTCAAAATTGCGCTACAAGACGATCCTGATAGTTTGGATCCGGCCTTATCGAAAACCTTTTCGGCACGGCTTGTCTATACGGCCATATGCGATAAACTTGTTGATATTTCCCCCGATGCCGGTTTTGTTCCCGAACTTGCCCAAAGTTGGGATTTTTCCGAAGACGGCAAGATTTTGAAAATGAGTTTACGAAAGGATGTCGTCTTCCACGATGGCACTCCGTTTAATGCTGATGCAGCAGTCTATTCTTTAAAACGTGCAATCAGTTTTTCGCAATCCGTTCGGGAAAACGAACTTGATTCTGTTGCGTCTTTCGACGCAACTGGACCCTTTGAATTGACGATCAAATTAAAATATCCCGATGCTGCACTATTGTCGCAACTCGCAGATCGCGCGGGAGTGATGGTATCACCCAAAGCAGCGCGTGAAATGGGCGCAGATTTCGGGTTGAAGCCTATTTGTGCGGGGCCATTCCGCTTTGTCGAGCGCGTTCCACATGACAGAATTGTTTTGGAAAGATTCGATCGCTATTGGAATAGCCAGCAAATCAAACTTGACCGTCTCACTTTTTTGTCGATCGAAGATCCTTCAGTGCGTTTTTCGAATTTGCGTGCCGGAATTGTCGATATGGTTGACCGGCTTTCTTCAAGCGATTTTGCCAAAGCAAAAGCGGCATCCAGATTAGAAACGGACAGAATAGCGAGCGAAGCCTATATTGCGTTGACAATCAATATCGCAAATGGTGACAAAGCAAGGACTCCGCTCGGCCAACAGAAATTGCTGCGGCAAGCATTTTCGTTTGCCATTGATCGTGCTTCTATTCGTGATAACGTTTTTGGTGGTGCAATGGTTGTCGGCAACCAGCCTTGGGCACCGGATACAGTCTGGTACAATTCAGGTTTTCCGGTTTCTCCGCGCAATCTGGAAAAAGCGCGTCAGTTAATAGAACAAGCCGGTTTTGCCAATCAGAAAATCGATGTCCAGATTTCCCATAGCAATGACCCGACAATTGTACAGGTGATGCAGGCAATCCAGAAGATGGCCAATGAAGCCGGCTTCAATGTCAGTCTTCATCCTAAAGAAGAAACCAAACTTGCTTTAGATAATAAAGGCGGCAAATTTGAAGTTTCTGCGCAAAGGTGGAGCGGCCGGATTGATCCGGATGGAAATATCTCCTGGTTTGTTACCTGTGAGGTGGCAGACAATATAGGTAGATATTGTAATCACAATCTCGACGACAAACTCTCTTTGGCAAGAAAGACTCCCGATCCTGCCGAACGTGCCGATCTCTATCATCATGCTATCGCTATTCTTCAAGATGATATGCCGATCATCTATCTCGGACATCCTGATTATATCTATGCCTATACCAAAAAACTTCACGGTTTCCAGCCTTATCCGGATGGATTGATCCGTTTTTCCAATATGTATAAAAATTGA
- the mgtE gene encoding magnesium transporter, which yields MTENQTSAFDVKTLSAEALAERLSRLHFADAVDVINDLDIVERVNVFKFLPIEYAIELFDKPELDEPGQILEMLPTERSVTILDGMSADQAADVFQEMEEATRAKLYPLLKPLTRAEMKKLSSYPDGSAGALMTTEFIAVPSTWSVRQTLDHIRDVERTRETVYASYVIDPETSVLIKAVSLRNLILANPDDTILNAATNGEPIKIGPLTDQEEVARLFRRHDLLSVPVVDETDHVIGIVTVDDVLDAMTEEMSEDAYKFGGMEALDKPYMDIGFFDMMKKRGGWLAVLFLGEMLTASAMQHFEVELEKAIVLTLFIPLIMSSGGNSGSQATSLIIRALALRELELRDWWKVALREIPAGVSLGAMLGLIGVIRIIVWQKTGIYDYGEHWVLVAITVGAALIGIVMFGCLTGSMLPFLLNRLGFDPASASAPFVATLVDVTGIVIYFSVAALILSGTLL from the coding sequence ATGACTGAAAACCAGACTTCAGCATTTGATGTCAAAACGCTGTCTGCTGAGGCGCTTGCCGAGCGCTTGAGCCGTCTGCATTTTGCTGACGCTGTCGATGTCATTAATGATCTCGACATTGTCGAACGGGTGAATGTATTCAAATTTTTGCCGATAGAATATGCTATCGAGCTCTTCGACAAGCCGGAACTTGACGAGCCGGGACAAATTCTTGAAATGCTGCCCACGGAGCGTTCTGTCACAATTCTTGACGGAATGTCTGCCGACCAGGCAGCCGATGTATTTCAGGAAATGGAAGAGGCGACCCGTGCCAAACTTTACCCGCTCCTGAAGCCATTGACCCGTGCCGAGATGAAAAAGCTGTCAAGTTATCCTGACGGCAGCGCCGGCGCGTTGATGACAACGGAATTTATCGCTGTTCCTTCCACTTGGTCGGTTCGTCAAACGCTTGATCATATCCGCGATGTCGAGCGTACACGCGAAACAGTTTACGCAAGTTATGTTATTGATCCGGAAACCAGCGTTTTGATCAAAGCGGTATCACTCAGGAATCTTATTCTGGCAAATCCTGATGACACGATTCTTAATGCTGCCACCAATGGTGAGCCGATCAAGATTGGTCCTTTGACCGATCAGGAAGAAGTTGCGCGTCTGTTCCGGCGTCACGATTTGCTCTCGGTTCCGGTTGTAGACGAGACCGACCACGTCATCGGCATTGTGACAGTCGATGACGTGCTCGATGCGATGACCGAAGAAATGAGTGAAGATGCTTATAAATTTGGTGGTATGGAAGCGCTCGACAAGCCCTATATGGATATCGGCTTTTTCGATATGATGAAAAAGCGTGGTGGCTGGCTTGCCGTCTTGTTTCTGGGCGAAATGTTAACCGCCAGTGCCATGCAGCATTTTGAGGTCGAGCTTGAAAAAGCGATTGTCCTTACCCTCTTCATTCCGCTTATTATGAGTTCCGGCGGTAATTCCGGTTCTCAGGCAACATCTCTTATCATTCGCGCACTTGCCTTAAGAGAGCTTGAACTTAGAGATTGGTGGAAAGTTGCTTTAAGGGAAATACCGGCAGGCGTATCTTTGGGAGCCATGCTCGGATTGATTGGCGTTATACGCATTATCGTGTGGCAAAAAACCGGTATCTATGATTATGGCGAGCATTGGGTGCTGGTGGCAATAACGGTGGGGGCCGCCCTTATCGGCATTGTTATGTTCGGCTGTCTCACAGGTTCGATGCTTCCGTTTCTCTTGAACCGTCTGGGGTTTGACCCTGCAAGTGCTTCGGCACCGTTCGTCGCAACACTGGTCGACGTAACCGGTATTGTTATCTATTTTTCTGTCGCAGCGCTTATTTTAAGTGGCACACTTTTGTGA
- the typA gene encoding translational GTPase TypA, translating to MQLRNIAIIAHVDHGKTTLVDGLLKQSGNFRQNQRTGERMMDSNDIEKERGITILAKVTSVVWKDTRINIVDTPGHADFGGEVERILNMVDGAIVLVDAAEGPMPQTKFVVGKALKVGLRPIVAINKIDRPDARPEEVINEVFDLFAALDATDEQLDFPILYGSGRDGWMAESPDGPKDQGLAPLFDMVVRHVPAPTVAPGPFTMIGTILEADPFLGRIITGRIHSGKIKPNQAVKVLDQQGNLVETGRISKILAFRGLERQPIEEGDAGDIVAIAGLQKGTVADTFCDPSVTEPLKAQPIDPPTVTMSFLVNDSPLAGTEGDKVTSRVIRDRLLKEAEGNVALKIEESKDKDSFYVSGRGELQLAVLIENMRREGFELSVSRPRVVMHTDENGNKLEPVEEVVIDVDEEYSGIVVQKMSERKGEMIELKPSGGNRVRMVFYAPTRGLIGYQSELLTDTRGTAVMNRLFHDYEPYKGDIAGRTNGVMISNDNGESVAYALFNLEDRGPMIIDAGVKVYQGMIIGIHSRDNDLDVNVLKGKKLTNVRAAGKDEAVKLTPPIKMTLERALSWIQDDELVEVTPKNIRLRKLYLDPIDRKRNGKPRPSDSAA from the coding sequence ATGCAATTGCGCAATATTGCAATCATTGCCCACGTTGACCACGGTAAAACGACCCTTGTCGACGGGCTACTAAAGCAATCAGGAAATTTCCGCCAAAACCAACGCACTGGCGAGCGTATGATGGATTCCAACGATATTGAAAAAGAACGTGGAATTACCATTCTTGCCAAAGTTACCTCTGTCGTTTGGAAAGATACGCGTATCAATATTGTTGATACGCCCGGACACGCCGACTTCGGCGGAGAAGTGGAACGTATCCTTAATATGGTGGATGGAGCCATTGTTCTCGTGGATGCCGCCGAAGGCCCGATGCCGCAAACAAAATTTGTTGTCGGCAAAGCCTTGAAAGTTGGCCTGCGCCCGATTGTTGCCATTAACAAGATCGATCGCCCCGACGCACGCCCTGAAGAAGTTATCAATGAAGTTTTTGATCTGTTTGCCGCACTTGACGCAACAGACGAACAACTCGATTTCCCGATTCTTTATGGTTCCGGTCGTGATGGCTGGATGGCCGAAAGCCCCGATGGCCCGAAAGATCAGGGTTTGGCACCTTTGTTTGATATGGTCGTACGCCATGTACCGGCTCCGACTGTTGCTCCAGGCCCGTTTACGATGATCGGTACCATTCTGGAAGCCGACCCATTTCTGGGTCGTATCATCACCGGCAGAATTCACTCCGGTAAAATCAAACCGAACCAGGCAGTGAAAGTTCTCGACCAGCAGGGTAACCTTGTTGAAACGGGTAGAATTTCAAAAATTCTTGCTTTCCGTGGACTTGAGCGTCAACCGATCGAAGAAGGTGATGCCGGCGATATCGTTGCCATTGCCGGTCTACAAAAAGGTACGGTTGCCGATACTTTCTGTGACCCGTCAGTAACCGAGCCTTTGAAAGCCCAACCGATTGACCCGCCGACAGTAACAATGAGTTTCCTTGTCAATGACAGCCCGCTCGCAGGGACAGAAGGTGACAAAGTTACAAGTCGTGTCATTCGTGACCGTTTGCTCAAAGAGGCCGAAGGGAACGTTGCTCTGAAAATCGAGGAATCAAAAGACAAGGATTCCTTCTATGTTTCCGGCCGTGGTGAATTGCAGCTTGCTGTTTTGATTGAAAATATGCGCCGTGAAGGTTTCGAACTTTCGGTTTCGCGTCCACGTGTTGTTATGCATACCGACGAGAATGGCAACAAGCTTGAACCGGTCGAAGAAGTTGTCATTGACGTTGACGAGGAATATTCCGGCATTGTCGTCCAGAAAATGTCGGAACGTAAAGGCGAGATGATCGAGCTTAAGCCATCCGGTGGTAATCGTGTCCGCATGGTCTTTTATGCGCCTACACGTGGCCTTATCGGCTACCAGTCGGAATTATTGACCGATACGCGTGGCACTGCCGTCATGAACCGCTTGTTCCATGACTATGAACCTTATAAAGGCGATATTGCCGGACGTACCAATGGTGTCATGATTTCCAACGATAATGGTGAATCGGTAGCCTATGCCCTGTTCAATCTTGAAGACCGCGGCCCGATGATCATTGATGCGGGTGTCAAAGTCTATCAGGGAATGATCATCGGCATCCATTCACGTGATAATGATTTGGATGTAAACGTCTTGAAGGGTAAAAAGCTTACCAATGTTCGTGCTGCCGGAAAGGATGAGGCTGTGAAACTCACTCCTCCTATCAAAATGACATTGGAACGTGCGTTGTCGTGGATTCAGGATGACGAACTCGTCGAGGTTACGCCAAAGAACATTCGTCTGCGCAAGCTTTACCTTGACCCGATTGATCGTAAGAGAAACGGAAAGCCACGTCCGTCGGACAGTGCTGCCTGA
- the ppa gene encoding inorganic diphosphatase: MNIDLIPIGKNPPEDVNVIIEVPVGGQPIKYEMDKKSGALFVDRFLYTPMTYPGNYGFVPHTLSEDGDPIDVLVLNTRPLVPGCVINCRPIGALIMEDDGGKDEKIIAVPTPKMTQRYVDVHDYADMPEITLKQVEHFFQHYKDLEPGKWVKIGGWEDEDFARELINKAIKRAKK, from the coding sequence ATGAATATTGATTTGATCCCCATCGGCAAAAATCCGCCGGAAGATGTTAATGTTATCATCGAAGTGCCGGTCGGCGGTCAACCAATCAAATATGAAATGGATAAAAAGTCCGGTGCGCTGTTTGTTGATCGTTTTCTCTACACACCGATGACATATCCGGGCAATTACGGTTTTGTTCCGCACACTTTGTCCGAAGATGGCGACCCGATTGATGTTCTCGTTCTCAACACTCGTCCGCTTGTTCCAGGATGCGTTATCAATTGCCGTCCGATTGGCGCTTTGATTATGGAAGATGACGGCGGCAAAGATGAAAAAATCATTGCTGTTCCGACACCCAAGATGACACAGCGTTATGTCGATGTTCACGACTATGCCGATATGCCGGAAATAACCTTGAAACAGGTCGAACATTTCTTCCAGCATTATAAAGATCTCGAACCCGGCAAATGGGTCAAGATTGGCGGATGGGAAGATGAGGATTTTGCCCGCGAGCTCATCAACAAAGCAATCAAGCGCGCTAAAAAATAA
- a CDS encoding MFS transporter yields the protein MDAAVKAPKKSHNITKGDVAAVAIGNAVEFYDFIVYTTFAVMIGKTFFPSDNEFVSLMSSVSTFGIGFIARPLGAILIGTYADKVGRKPAMILTMLLMAIGTAGLILLPGYEQIGIAAPILLVIARLAQGLAWGGEAGPATTFIMEAAPEGKRAFYASWQIVAQGGAAITAGLVGYILSLYLPHQQQTDWGWRIAFGLGLCILPIAILMRRHLGETLKLEDKAENNSTKGLLKEIFEHHTALIFIGIFVLSGSTVTQYFLNYTTTYALTELHYGENFAMLATFVVGLGVVIFALIGGYCADRFGRRITIVVPRIILLVILWPGLYLVNQFNSIWVFFGVITIFTALQNISGAGIVIFLCECFPKRLRATGFSISYALGISLFGGTAQIVVTWILELTGNPASPAFYLIFTNILCLGAVFLSRNKKVH from the coding sequence ATGGATGCTGCAGTGAAAGCCCCTAAAAAAAGCCATAACATCACTAAAGGTGATGTAGCCGCTGTTGCTATCGGCAATGCTGTCGAATTTTACGATTTTATCGTCTACACAACATTCGCTGTCATGATCGGGAAAACTTTTTTTCCGTCTGACAACGAGTTTGTCAGCCTGATGTCTTCGGTTTCAACATTCGGCATAGGGTTTATAGCCCGCCCCTTGGGAGCAATCCTCATCGGCACCTATGCCGACAAGGTTGGACGCAAACCCGCAATGATCCTGACGATGTTGTTGATGGCAATTGGCACTGCCGGACTAATTCTTCTGCCCGGCTACGAGCAAATCGGAATTGCAGCCCCCATATTGCTGGTGATTGCCAGATTGGCACAAGGGCTCGCCTGGGGCGGCGAAGCAGGGCCTGCGACAACGTTCATCATGGAGGCTGCTCCGGAAGGAAAACGCGCTTTTTATGCGAGTTGGCAGATTGTAGCACAGGGAGGTGCTGCCATAACTGCCGGTTTGGTCGGCTATATCTTAAGCCTTTATCTGCCCCACCAACAACAAACCGATTGGGGATGGCGCATTGCTTTTGGTCTGGGGCTCTGCATTTTACCGATTGCGATTTTGATGCGCCGCCATCTTGGTGAAACATTAAAACTTGAAGACAAAGCCGAAAATAACTCTACAAAGGGACTGCTAAAAGAAATATTCGAACATCACACCGCTCTGATTTTTATCGGAATATTCGTCCTTTCCGGCAGTACCGTTACGCAATATTTTTTAAATTACACAACGACTTATGCCCTGACGGAACTTCACTATGGCGAGAATTTTGCGATGCTTGCCACTTTTGTTGTCGGATTGGGGGTTGTTATTTTCGCGTTGATTGGCGGTTATTGTGCCGACCGGTTCGGACGGCGGATAACAATCGTTGTTCCCCGCATCATATTGCTTGTTATCCTGTGGCCGGGACTTTATCTCGTCAACCAATTCAATAGCATTTGGGTGTTCTTCGGCGTCATCACCATTTTTACAGCCTTGCAGAACATTAGCGGTGCCGGAATTGTTATATTCTTATGCGAATGTTTCCCGAAAAGATTGCGGGCCACCGGATTTTCTATCTCTTATGCTTTGGGAATTTCTCTCTTCGGAGGAACCGCCCAAATCGTTGTTACGTGGATATTGGAGCTCACAGGCAATCCCGCCTCGCCGGCCTTCTATCTCATCTTCACCAATATTTTGTGTTTAGGGGCAGTATTTTTAAGCCGGAATAAAAAAGTTCACTAA
- a CDS encoding YggT family protein, protein MIYALLSVIDIVFSVYIFILIAGAVFSWLYAFNIVNPHNPLIAAIGNFLYRSTEPVLAPIRRILPNLGSIDISPIVVFLIIYFIRIFMWRAYAGLFF, encoded by the coding sequence ATGATTTATGCTTTGCTATCTGTGATAGATATTGTCTTTAGTGTCTATATTTTCATTCTCATTGCGGGCGCTGTTTTTTCCTGGCTTTATGCGTTTAATATCGTTAATCCGCACAATCCGCTTATTGCCGCAATCGGCAATTTTCTTTATCGGTCAACCGAACCTGTACTGGCACCGATCAGGCGTATTCTGCCAAATTTGGGATCAATCGATATTTCGCCAATTGTCGTATTCCTGATTATCTATTTTATCCGTATTTTTATGTGGCGTGCCTATGCCGGACTCTTTTTTTAA
- a CDS encoding MFS transporter, whose translation MKSARNLNSDDIRTLALASLGGALEFYDFIIFVFFTAEISHTVLPSEMSPWLATTWTYGIFAAGYLMRPIGGVVMAHLGDKLGRKRIFTFSVLLMSLATLGMAFVPTYNHFGILSPLVLLACRMMQGLAVGGEVPGAWTFVAEHVPERHVGLSTGVLTSGLSLGILIGSFIAFAINHIVHNNVLPWPENVTDFWGWRVAFIIGGIFGLIAVWLRRFLEETPIFKELKRKKALSKEIPLKVVLTKYRGSVVVAVLLTWTLSATVMISTLLTPNYMKAAPYNYSGDITLAANSITSFFLILGTPVAGFLCDRFGSGKFFTFSGIVFAAVSYIFYHCAGYSTALFFVLSAFLGFFAGYVGSVAYVIVRSFPATVRFSGLSFSYNIAYAVFGGLTPWAINLMQPVFPMFHMWYLIIISLLASLVGLYLIFYGEKKQMPIGIEELETKDL comes from the coding sequence ATGAAGTCTGCACGTAATTTGAATAGTGATGACATACGCACGCTGGCACTTGCCTCTTTGGGGGGAGCACTCGAGTTCTATGACTTCATTATATTTGTGTTTTTTACAGCCGAAATTTCCCATACGGTTCTCCCGTCGGAAATGTCGCCTTGGCTCGCCACAACGTGGACCTATGGCATATTCGCCGCCGGTTATCTGATGCGGCCCATAGGAGGAGTCGTCATGGCGCATCTTGGCGATAAACTCGGACGCAAGCGTATTTTTACTTTCTCGGTCCTTTTGATGTCGCTTGCAACCTTGGGTATGGCTTTTGTGCCGACCTATAACCATTTCGGTATTCTTTCGCCGCTTGTTCTTTTGGCCTGCCGGATGATGCAGGGGTTGGCAGTAGGCGGCGAAGTTCCCGGTGCATGGACATTTGTCGCCGAGCATGTTCCCGAGCGTCATGTCGGGCTTTCAACAGGTGTTCTTACCTCAGGCCTGTCTCTCGGCATTCTGATCGGTTCTTTTATCGCTTTTGCAATCAACCACATTGTTCATAACAATGTTTTGCCATGGCCTGAAAATGTAACCGATTTTTGGGGTTGGAGAGTTGCCTTCATCATTGGCGGAATTTTCGGGCTGATTGCTGTCTGGCTCAGGCGCTTTCTGGAAGAAACACCAATATTCAAAGAACTGAAAAGGAAAAAAGCCCTATCCAAAGAAATTCCTTTGAAAGTGGTTTTGACAAAATATCGGGGAAGCGTTGTTGTTGCTGTTCTTTTGACCTGGACTTTATCTGCAACGGTTATGATCAGTACCTTGCTCACGCCGAATTATATGAAAGCAGCGCCTTATAATTATTCGGGTGACATCACTCTTGCTGCCAATTCGATAACCAGTTTTTTCCTCATTCTTGGAACGCCGGTTGCAGGATTTTTGTGTGACCGCTTCGGTAGCGGCAAGTTTTTTACGTTTTCCGGAATTGTTTTCGCGGCCGTCTCCTACATTTTTTATCATTGTGCAGGTTATTCAACGGCATTGTTCTTTGTGCTTTCGGCCTTTCTCGGTTTTTTCGCCGGCTATGTCGGCTCGGTCGCTTATGTGATTGTTCGTAGTTTTCCGGCAACGGTAAGGTTTTCCGGTTTGTCTTTTTCTTATAATATTGCCTATGCAGTTTTCGGTGGCTTGACGCCCTGGGCGATTAATTTGATGCAACCGGTTTTTCCCATGTTCCATATGTGGTATCTGATTATCATTTCCCTTCTTGCAAGCCTTGTCGGGCTTTACCTTATTTTTTATGGAGAAAAGAAACAAATGCCGATAGGGATTGAAGAACTCGAAACAAAGGATTTGTGA